ATCCGACAGATCGATCAACGGGCTGGAAATTTTCGTCGATTCGCGGAAGACGAAATCAAACGGAGAATCGACGTGGGCGGCGGACAACTCTTCCATCCGCTCCAGCGCCTTGATCCGGCTCTGGGCCTGACGGGCCTTGGTGGCTTGGGCCTTGAAGCGGGCGATGTAGCTTTCCATGTGCGCACGTTGCGCCTGTTGCTTCTCGTAGGCCTGTTGTTGCTGGGCCAGACGTTCGGCACGGGCGCGTTCGAAGGCGCTGTAACCACCGCGATACAGGGTGATCTTGCGCTGATCGACGTGGGCTACGTGATCGACCACGGCATCGAGGAAGTCCCGGTCGTGGGAAATCAGCATCAAGGTGCCGGGATAGCTTTTAAGCCAATCTTCGAGCCAGATGATGGCGTCGAGGTCCAAGTGGTTGGTCGGCTCGTCGAGCAGCAACAGGTCCGAAGGACACATCAAAGCCTGCGCCAGGTTCAGACGCATCCGCCAGCCACCGGAGAAATCTCCTACCTGTCGATCCATTTGCTCGTTGGTGAAACCAAGGCCGGCCAGCAGCTTTCGAGCCCGAGCGTCGGCGGTGTAACCGTCGGCGCTGTCGAGTTCCGAGTGCAGGCGGGCCTGAGCGGCACCGTCATGGGCCGCTTCGGCTGCGGCGAGGTCGCGTTGCACCTCGCGCAGGCGCAGGTCACCATCGAGCACGTAGTCGACCGCGATGCGTTCGAGCGTCTCGATTTCCTGACGCATGTGGGCGATGCGCCAGTCGGCCGGCAGGAAGCAATCACCCGAGTCCGGGTGCAGTTCGCCCCGGATCAAGGCGAACAGGCTCGATTTGCCGGCGCCGTTGGCACCGATGAGGCCGGCTTTGTGGCCGGCGTGCAGGGTCAGCTCGGCGTCTTCTAGCAGACGTTGCGGGCCACGCTGTAAAGTCAGGTTCTGAAGTCGAATCATAATGGCGGCGGAGTCTACCAGCTTCGCTCGCAACTGGCGCGAGTAGCACTATGTCCTCTGACCTGTGGAGTTTTTCCGTTATCACTTACTCCCGTCGCGGAGTAGAACGTGCGTGCCTGCAATTGCAGTCGGCAGGCGTGAATGTGTGCCTGCTGCTGTGCGGGTTGTGGCTTGAAGAACGTGGAGTTACCTACGACAAACAACGCTTGCAGCTGCTTCGCGATGTAGCCGGGCCTTGGGACGCGGATGTCGTGCAACCGTTGCGCGCATTGCGCCTGCAATGGAAAGCCGCCGCTAGCGAAGATGCCGGGCTGAATGATTTGCGCGAACAAGTAAAGTCACTGGAGATGGAAGCCGAACGACATCTGCTGTCACGGCTGGAACGAGTGGCACAGAGTTGGCCGCAGTATGAGGAGACCGAACGAACGGCCTGGCTCGAAGGTGTGGCAGCGGATGCCGCCAACCTGGACCGCGACGCGCTGCATCAGTTGCGCGTCGCGGTAACCGGCACTTAGGAAGCGCTGGTTGGGGTGGTGCTGGTGCTCGACGACGCGGCTGGCGTTGGCGCAGAGGTGGTTGTCGAGGTGGTTGCTGCAGGCGCGGACGAAGCCGAGGAGGCCGGGGCCGGAGTTGCTGGCTTGATCGCTGGCGCAACAGGCGGCTTGGCAGCGGCGACTGGCTTTTTCACGGCCGGTTTTGCGGCTGGCTTGGCTGCTGGTTTTGCAGCCGGTTTTGCAGCCGGTTTTGCGGCGGCTGGTTTGGCTGCAGTGGCTGGCTTGGCAGCAGCCGCAGGTTTCGCAGCAGCAGTTTTGGCAGCTGGTTTCGCGGCGGGTTTGGCCGCAGCTTTTGCAGCCGGTTTAGCAGCTGTTTTTGCAGCAGGCTTGGCTGCGGCGGTTTTAGCCGCGACAGGTTTGGCAGCTGGCTTGGCAGCAGGTTTCGCGGCGGCAGTTCTAGCGGCTGGCTTGGCAGCAGTTTTAGCCGCTGGTTTTGCCGCTGCAGTTTTTGCCACGGCGGGTTTGGCAGCCGTGGTTTTTGCAGCCGGTTTAGCGGCAGCTGTTTTGGCAGCAGCTGGCTTGGCGGCAGGTTTGGCAGCCGTCGTTTTAGCCGCTGGTTTCGCAGCACTGGCAGCGACTGGTTTTTTAGCCGCCGGTTTTGCGGCTGGCTTGGCTGCGGCTTTTACCGGAGCTTTGGCAGCAGGCTTGGCCGGTGCTTTTGCAGCAGCTGGTTTGGCAGCGGCTTTCTTCGCAGGTGCCGCAGCTGGTTTGGCCGAACGCAGGGACAACGCCTTGCCGACAGCCTCTTGGACACGACCGACACCCTGGGCCAGTTTCAGGCTTTCTTGAGCGTCGCGTTTGAGTTGCAGGATGTAGCTGCGCGTTTCGGACTGACGATCCTTGAGGGCATCGAGCAAGTTCTCAAGCTCTTTCACCGCCTCTTTGGCCTTGGCTTGCGCCTTGGCTTTGCCGGCCGCCGCAGCGTCCTGCAATTTGGTCCGGGATTTGTGCAGTTTTTCCTGCGCTTTTCCGCGCTGCTTTTCCAACTTGGCGAGCAGTTTTTCAGCATCAGCCAGAGCTTGGGAACAAGCGTTTTCCAAATGCTCGAGCAAGCTGCCCGAGAGTTGTTGGAGTAAGTGCAACGGAGTATTTACAGGCTTCTTGGTGGCCGACATGATTTACCTCCTGGCTGACGTGAATGCGGCTCATACTAGACCTCTGCTGCTACCGCCGCTAGGGCATGTTGACAGTATCGAAAGCACTCCGTTGCAATGAAGTAAAAAAGTTCTGCGCTGACGTAAAACCAGTTCACCTTCGAGAGCATTCACACTGGCATAATCCTGCGCATCTCAGGTCGGAGAGTGCCCATGTCGCGCTACCTTTTTTTATCGCTGTGCGTGTTTTTTTCCGTGGCCCAGGCCGCCGAAAAAACCGCCGAAAATGACGCTCACGATCTCGCTTACAGCTTGGGCGCAAGCCTTGGCGAACGCTTGCGCCAGGAAGTTCCGGAACTGCAACTTCAGGCCCTGCTCGAAGGTTTGCAGCAAGCCTATCAAGGTAAGCCGCTGGCATTGAAAGATGAGCGGATCGAACAGATTCTGGCCGAGCATGAAGCCCGGATTGCCATGCAATCGCCTGTGCCGCAAAGCGAACTGGCTTTGGAAAACGAGCGACGTTTTCTCGCCGAGGAAAAAGCCAAACCCGGCGTTCGCGAACTGACCGATGGAATATTGCTGACAGAGCTGGCGCCAGGCACTGGCGCCAAGGCTGGTCCGAACGGTAAGGTCCAGGTGCTGTACATCGGACGCCTGCCTGACGGCTCAGTGTTCGACCAGAATAGCCAGCCGCAGTGGTTCAGTCTTGATAGTGTGATTACGGGCTGGCGCAGTGCGCTGCAAAACATGCCGGTCGGCGCGAAATGGCGCCTCGTGATTCCATCGGCCCAAGCCTACGGTGCCGACGGTGCCGGCGACCTGATCGCGCCGTTCACACCACTGGTATTCGAAGTCGAATTGCGTGGTGCTACAAGCTGAAAGCCGGAAACGAAAAACGGCGCGCATTTGCGCACCGTTTTGAGGGTGTTGCTGGACAAGGTTCAAGCCTGAACCGAATCCTCTTCCTTGTGAGCGGTGTGCAGCACTTCGATCAGGCAATCTTCCAGCTCGAAGCGTTCGTGTAACAAGCCACCCAACTCCTTGAATTTCTCCGCGACACACTTACCGGCATCACACAGATCGTTGAACGCCAGCAACTTTTCGGTAATGACGTCGATGCGCGGGTAAATCGTCTCGGCCAACTCCAGACCGCGAGTATCACCGAACGCCTTGGCTTCGCCAGTCAGTTGTTCGTAGATCTCGAAATGCCCGGCAGACACGTAGTCGACCAGCACACCGCAGAATTCCTGCAACGGTTTTCGGTTCTCGCCCAAAGCTTCGGGCTTGGCGCCGAGAGCATCATAGGCCCGAACCAGTTCGTGACGCTCCTGCAACCAGCGATCGATCAGCAGATGCACTCCACCCCAGCGTTCCTGAGCATTCTGACAACTTTCGAGCATGGTGATTCTCTCTTCCCTTGTGGGTCATGCTGCTCTACACCTGTCGCACACTTGAAAATCAAGAATCGACCAGGCAGAGCGTCATTCGAGCAACATAAATCCAATGACACGTGCGGGCCAGATTATGCCCGCGCGCCTATGGCTTCAAGGTACGCAGGAGATAAAGTTCATACAAGTGTTTAATCGCCCGCCAGCACCCGGTGCGACGACTCGCCGCTGAGCGGTCGCTGACACGCGATCCAGACAAGGCGCAGCAACTGATACCCGCCCAGAATCATCATCGCAACGAAGAACAGCAGGCTCCACTCCGGAATGCTCAGGTCGAACAGCGTCCAGGAAATTTCCGCGCAATCGGCGGTCCCCTTGAACATTCGCTGCACGACACACAGCCAGGGCGTACTGGCGAACAGATCCGCCAGATCAGGCGAGCATGTCGATAGCTGATGCACCGGATCACTCTGCAACAACACCTGCCGCCACGCCGTGACGGTACCCGCCAGACTGCAAAGCAGACCCAGCAGCCAATACAGGAATGATCCGAAGCGACCAGGCCCTTGCACTGAAGCCGCCAGGCAGACACCCGTGAGCAGCGTCAGGCAAACCCGCTGCAACAGGCACAACCCGCAAGGCTTGAGGCCGACCGCATATTCCAGGTAATAGGAAACGCCCAAGG
The Pseudomonas lini DNA segment above includes these coding regions:
- a CDS encoding TIGR02444 family protein encodes the protein MSSDLWSFSVITYSRRGVERACLQLQSAGVNVCLLLCGLWLEERGVTYDKQRLQLLRDVAGPWDADVVQPLRALRLQWKAAASEDAGLNDLREQVKSLEMEAERHLLSRLERVAQSWPQYEETERTAWLEGVAADAANLDRDALHQLRVAVTGT
- a CDS encoding AlgP family protein; this encodes MSATKKPVNTPLHLLQQLSGSLLEHLENACSQALADAEKLLAKLEKQRGKAQEKLHKSRTKLQDAAAAGKAKAQAKAKEAVKELENLLDALKDRQSETRSYILQLKRDAQESLKLAQGVGRVQEAVGKALSLRSAKPAAAPAKKAAAKPAAAKAPAKPAAKAPVKAAAKPAAKPAAKKPVAASAAKPAAKTTAAKPAAKPAAAKTAAAKPAAKTTAAKPAVAKTAAAKPAAKTAAKPAARTAAAKPAAKPAAKPVAAKTAAAKPAAKTAAKPAAKAAAKPAAKPAAKTAAAKPAAAAKPATAAKPAAAKPAAKPAAKPAAKPAAKPAVKKPVAAAKPPVAPAIKPATPAPASSASSAPAATTSTTTSAPTPAASSSTSTTPTSAS
- a CDS encoding FKBP-type peptidyl-prolyl cis-trans isomerase is translated as MSRYLFLSLCVFFSVAQAAEKTAENDAHDLAYSLGASLGERLRQEVPELQLQALLEGLQQAYQGKPLALKDERIEQILAEHEARIAMQSPVPQSELALENERRFLAEEKAKPGVRELTDGILLTELAPGTGAKAGPNGKVQVLYIGRLPDGSVFDQNSQPQWFSLDSVITGWRSALQNMPVGAKWRLVIPSAQAYGADGAGDLIAPFTPLVFEVELRGATS
- a CDS encoding Rsd/AlgQ family anti-sigma factor, producing MLESCQNAQERWGGVHLLIDRWLQERHELVRAYDALGAKPEALGENRKPLQEFCGVLVDYVSAGHFEIYEQLTGEAKAFGDTRGLELAETIYPRIDVITEKLLAFNDLCDAGKCVAEKFKELGGLLHERFELEDCLIEVLHTAHKEEDSVQA
- a CDS encoding disulfide bond formation protein B, with protein sequence MSLACSRSLFFMVFIAGALALGVSYYLEYAVGLKPCGLCLLQRVCLTLLTGVCLAASVQGPGRFGSFLYWLLGLLCSLAGTVTAWRQVLLQSDPVHQLSTCSPDLADLFASTPWLCVVQRMFKGTADCAEISWTLFDLSIPEWSLLFFVAMMILGGYQLLRLVWIACQRPLSGESSHRVLAGD